The Salvelinus namaycush isolate Seneca chromosome 8, SaNama_1.0, whole genome shotgun sequence genome has a segment encoding these proteins:
- the LOC120052971 gene encoding zinc finger protein 879-like, with amino-acid sequence MARGQLTGGHRSFVKPVGHNTWIDDQPDTVDEGSGTSIQHVIVIESADAEDPGHGVKQHRSEGEGPRQSGDIQTGVAGAPYETMEDPTTSAPQPRTRLSITEVSGRPDAVLKSETDTKPLTVTQRLLHRGSDHISDPERLGQGPLSCPPASGSEYLPVFHQSQRMVHSRGDGYGDALDTGGDDPSCSYTTEMGPGNMPLGLETQTDLSKGDWNQYSSSLHSEGCLDKKGEVIVIDEVTVKMEGDAPLTWNADKTHLGEGHSQGNTRDFLETKINVATHSHLHAFRDRDSVSTSMAPSNSQGRILFDQVLNSNDRAGAQAQGVGATSGNSKEKRFFCMFCNKGFSCPQKVEIHQRVHTGGKPFSCTQCQMRFAQARGLKRHQRVHTGVKPYSCPQCEKRFSRQDHLKMHLKVHTGEKPFACMHCGKRFSERRYLRIHQQKNHSTG; translated from the exons atggcaagag GACAGCTCACTGGAGGccacaggagctttgtgaagccagTGGGACACAATACATGGATAGATGACCAACCAGatactgttgatgaggggagtggaacctcaaTCCAGCACGTTATCgtgatagag TCTGCAGATGCAGAGGATCCAGGTCATGGGGTCAAGCAGCACAGGTCTGAAGGAGAGGGCCCAAGGCAAAGCGGAGACATCCAGACTGGAGTGGCTGGTGCGCCCTATGAAACCATGGAGGACCCCACCACCTCTGCGCCCCAGCCCAGGACCCGACTCAGCatcacggaggtcagtggaaGGCCCGACGCCGTCCtcaagtcagagacagacaccaaGCCTTTAACTGTAACACAAAGGCTCTTACACAGAGGATCTGACCACATatcagacccagagagactgggGCAGGGGCCACTGAGCTGTCCTCCTGCTTCAGGCTCAGAGTATTTACCGGTATTTCACCAGAGCCAGAGGATGGTTCATTCCCGTGGGGATGGCTATGGTGACGCATTAGACACTGGCGGTGATGATCCATCTTGTTCTTACACTACAGAGATGGGCCCTGGCAACATGCCTTTGGGTTTAGAGACACAGACTGATCTGTCTAAAGGGGACTGGAAccagtatagtagtagtctacacTCTGAAGGCTGCCtagataagaaaggggaggttATAGTCATAGATGAGGTGACTGTGAAAATGGAGGGCGACGCTCCTCTGACATGGAATGCAGACAAGACTCACTTAGGAGAAGGACACTCTCAGGGAAACACCAGGGACTTTTTAGAGACAAAAATAAATGTCGCGACCCACTCCCATTTGCACGCGTTCAGGGATCGCGACTCAGTGTCCACATCGATGGCACCATCCAATTCACAAGGCCGCATCCTCTTTGATCAGGTACTGAACTCAAACGACAGGGCTGGAGCCCAGGCTCAGGGAGTGGGAGCCACATCAGGCAATAGTAAAGAGAAACGGTTCttctgcatgttctgtaacaaaggcttcagctgcccccagaaggtggagatccaccagagggtccacacaggggggaagcccttcagctgtacccagtgtcaaaTGCGCTTCGCCCAGGCTCGTggcctgaagaggcaccagagggtccacacaggggtgaaaccctacagctgcccccagtgtgagaagaggttctcccgcCAGGACCAtctgaagatgcacctgaaggtccacacaggagagaagccgtttGCCTGTATGCACTgtgggaagaggttctcagagaggagatacctcaggatacaccagcagaaaaatCATTCCACTGGATAG